A portion of the Carassius auratus strain Wakin unplaced genomic scaffold, ASM336829v1 scaf_tig00214762, whole genome shotgun sequence genome contains these proteins:
- the tmem144b gene encoding transmembrane protein 144b isoform X3: MHCYNNKCSAYSLSKGQSRTLMALLAVIVLFVVRCCSTLSVEEPLSSNEASSTETTYGFVACVISVLFYGSYFVPVKTVDTGDGMFFQWICCSAIWFVGLVTDTLFRPSRAHPAAMLGGALWATGNITAVPVVKFIGLGLGILLWGSSAMLIGWTSSRFGWFGLNPEEVSKPIHNYCGAGLCLLSAIIFFFVKTDVQKRTSAETMPLLIDDRRLNPDSTSPSDSWVDTISPKSKRVFGCILAVFSGVLYGSSFMPVFYIKVHATTNSSMFTGSSQKETDYCFAHYSGIFLTSTVYFLAYCAVMKNRPRIYPRAILPGLWLSRCSVGKCGI; encoded by the exons ATGCATTGCTACAATAACAAATGCAGCGCTTACTCCCTGAGTAAGGGGCAAAGCAGGACACTGATGGCTTTACTAGCTGTAATTGTGCTTTTTGTTGTAAGATGCTGTAGCACATTGTCAGTTGAAG AGCCCTTGTCCTCTAATGAAGCCAGTAGTACAGAAACCACTTATGGCTTTGTGGCCTGTGTGATTTCAGTGCTGTTTTATGGAAGTTATTTTGTTCCTGTCAAAACGGTTGATACTGGTGATG GAATGTTTTTTCAGTGGATTTGCTGTTCAGCTATCTGGTTTGTTGGACTGGTTACGGACACATTGTTCCGCCCCTCCAGAGCCCATCCTGCTGCTATGCTTGGAGGAGCACTTTGGGCAACTG GAAATATAACAGCAGTCCCAGTTGTGAAGTTTATTGGCCTTGGACTTGGAATTTTGCTTTGGGGATCCAGTGCAATGCTAATTGGATGGACAAGCTCAAG GTTTGGCTGGTTTGGTCTGAATCCAGAGGAAGTATCCAAACCAATACACAATTATTGTGGAGCTGGCCTTTGTCTGCTAAG TGCCATCATATTCTTCTTTGTGAAAACTGATGTTCAGAAACGCACATCTGCCGAAACCATGCCTTTGTTGATTGATGATAGG AGGTTGAATCCAGACAGCACAAGCCCCAGTGATTCATGGGTGGACACAATTTCACCAAAGAGCAAGAGAGTATT TGGCTGCATCTTGGCCGTATTTTCAGGTGTCCTTTATGGTTCTTCTTTTATGCCTGTTTTCTATATTAAAGTCCATGCCACAACCAATTCTAGTATGTTCACTGGATCCAGTCAGAAGG AAACTGACTACTGCTTTGCCCATTACAGTGGAATTTTCCTCACAAGCACAGTGTATTTTCTTGCTTACTGTGCAGTCATGAAGAACAGGCCTCGGATTTATCCCAGAGCCATCTTACCTG GGTTATGGCTTAGTCGCTGCTCTGTGGGGAAGTGTGGTATTTAA
- the tmem144b gene encoding transmembrane protein 144b isoform X2: MHCYNNKCSAYSLSKGQSRTLMALLAVIVLFVVRCCSTLSVEEPLSSNEASSTETTYGFVACVISVLFYGSYFVPVKTVDTGDGMFFQWICCSAIWFVGLVTDTLFRPSRAHPAAMLGGALWATGNITAVPVVKFIGLGLGILLWGSSAMLIGWTSSRFGWFGLNPEEVSKPIHNYCGAGLCLLSAIIFFFVKTDVQKRTSAETMPLLIDDRRLNPDSTSPSDSWVDTISPKSKRVFGCILAVFSGVLYGSSFMPVFYIKVHATTNSSMFTGSSQKETDYCFAHYSGIFLTSTVYFLAYCAVMKNRPRIYPRAILPGFLCGLMWGLATYSWLMANYYLSAVITFPIVNAGYGLVAALWGSVVFKEVKGLGNLLLFALATCVVLAGSLLTAYSKI, encoded by the exons ATGCATTGCTACAATAACAAATGCAGCGCTTACTCCCTGAGTAAGGGGCAAAGCAGGACACTGATGGCTTTACTAGCTGTAATTGTGCTTTTTGTTGTAAGATGCTGTAGCACATTGTCAGTTGAAG AGCCCTTGTCCTCTAATGAAGCCAGTAGTACAGAAACCACTTATGGCTTTGTGGCCTGTGTGATTTCAGTGCTGTTTTATGGAAGTTATTTTGTTCCTGTCAAAACGGTTGATACTGGTGATG GAATGTTTTTTCAGTGGATTTGCTGTTCAGCTATCTGGTTTGTTGGACTGGTTACGGACACATTGTTCCGCCCCTCCAGAGCCCATCCTGCTGCTATGCTTGGAGGAGCACTTTGGGCAACTG GAAATATAACAGCAGTCCCAGTTGTGAAGTTTATTGGCCTTGGACTTGGAATTTTGCTTTGGGGATCCAGTGCAATGCTAATTGGATGGACAAGCTCAAG GTTTGGCTGGTTTGGTCTGAATCCAGAGGAAGTATCCAAACCAATACACAATTATTGTGGAGCTGGCCTTTGTCTGCTAAG TGCCATCATATTCTTCTTTGTGAAAACTGATGTTCAGAAACGCACATCTGCCGAAACCATGCCTTTGTTGATTGATGATAGG AGGTTGAATCCAGACAGCACAAGCCCCAGTGATTCATGGGTGGACACAATTTCACCAAAGAGCAAGAGAGTATT TGGCTGCATCTTGGCCGTATTTTCAGGTGTCCTTTATGGTTCTTCTTTTATGCCTGTTTTCTATATTAAAGTCCATGCCACAACCAATTCTAGTATGTTCACTGGATCCAGTCAGAAGG AAACTGACTACTGCTTTGCCCATTACAGTGGAATTTTCCTCACAAGCACAGTGTATTTTCTTGCTTACTGTGCAGTCATGAAGAACAGGCCTCGGATTTATCCCAGAGCCATCTTACCTG GTTTTTTGTGTGGCCTCATGTGGGGATTAGCCACATATTCCTGGCTTATGGCAAATTACTACCTTAGTGCAGTGATCACATTCCCTATAGTTAATGCT GGTTATGGCTTAGTCGCTGCTCTGTGGGGAAGTGTGGTATTTAAAGAGGTCAAA